GGAGACGGTCAGCCGCAGCCGCCGCCCCCGCAGCAGCCACCGCCCCCGCCCCCGCCGCCGCCCATCGCCGGTGCGGGGGCGCCGGCGGAGCTGCCGCCCACGGCGACGGCCGAGAGCAGCTTGACGGTGTCGGAGTGCCCCGCGGGGCAGTCGGCGGGCGCGGAGGACTCGGCCATGGGACGGCTGACCTCGAAGGTGTCTTCGCAGGTCCGGCAGCGGTATTCGTAACGAGGCATACGGGCAAGGCTAAGCCGCCGCACCCCGTACGGACATCCTCTCCCCGGAAACACACCGAGGAACGCGCGCGGGGTATCGCGGAGGACGGCGGAAGCGGGACTACGGGAGGGAGGACCGCGGGGGCCACGGGGACTACGGGAGCCACGGAGACCACCGGGACTCCGGGGGCCACGGAGGCCGCGGGGCCACGGGGCCTACGGATGGGTCCGCTCGGGTCGTGCCCGCTGTTCGCGCTCCGCCTGTTCGGGGTGGCGTGCACGCCAGTACGGGTTGTCGTGCGGCAGGGCGCTGCCCACGCGCCCGTACATCCCGAACCACATCAGCATCACGCCCACCACGAAGCTGAACAGCACGTTCGGGATCTTGAAGGCCAGCACGTTCAGCCCCGTGTCCAGCAGCGCGAGGTTCACGAACCCGCTCGCGATGAACAGCAGGCCCAGCACGACGTTCAGGGTGGAGGCGAAGGTTCCGCCGATCACCATCCCGGCGAAGAGCAACAGCCCGATGCAGATCGACAGGACGCTCAGCGCGCCGTTGGTGTTCAGCGCGAGCACCGTGTCGCCACCGATGTCGAAGAACCCGATCCGGTCGACGAGCCCCAGGATGCCGAAGACGATCAGCAGCAGCCCGGTGAGTCCGGCGCCGACCCGGTAGACCTGGTTGAGCTTGTGATCGGCCGGCAGGTGCTCGTCGAGCTGCGCGTTGACGGGGTGCAGCAGGCGCCGCAGCAGCCCGTGGGGCGCCTGCGGTGCCTGGGTCGCATAGGG
Above is a window of Streptomyces subrutilus DNA encoding:
- a CDS encoding DUF4383 domain-containing protein yields the protein MAARTSHRPRAPHTAHEATPAPHESYAPHALYGCHELHESYAPYTAHEPYATQAPQAPHGLLRRLLHPVNAQLDEHLPADHKLNQVYRVGAGLTGLLLIVFGILGLVDRIGFFDIGGDTVLALNTNGALSVLSICIGLLLFAGMVIGGTFASTLNVVLGLLFIASGFVNLALLDTGLNVLAFKIPNVLFSFVVGVMLMWFGMYGRVGSALPHDNPYWRARHPEQAEREQRARPERTHP
- a CDS encoding FmdB family zinc ribbon protein; the encoded protein is MPRYEYRCRTCEDTFEVSRPMAESSAPADCPAGHSDTVKLLSAVAVGGSSAGAPAPAMGGGGGGGGGCCGGGGCG